The Onychostoma macrolepis isolate SWU-2019 chromosome 20, ASM1243209v1, whole genome shotgun sequence nucleotide sequence TGGAACAGAAATCAATGAAGGGAATAGGCTCATCAagactgaaaaaattaatcacaAAAATTGACTCAAATCTTATTCAAGTCATTCAGCTTCAGGAGTAGTTAGATTAGTTGTTAACTGAAGTGAAGCATTTTCATTAAGTGGCAGCTCTGTCGATAGAGGTTTCTTTAAATAATAGtttgaaacacaaaaaaaaacatcaaacaacttttttgtttgtactAAATGAACTGATGTTCTACTGCCTACTGCTAACTAATATAAGCTTTAGCTAATATTTATTGGTTTAGGGATGCACAGTTGTAAAAttctcaattttaaaataatcgaTAAAGagattatataaaaattaaaacctattgttttaaatgctgaagtgaatttaggcatcacagcATTATAATGCACAGTATTGCTACAGATTtgctaaaaattacatttaacagtgttactaatttatatttttaaagatgaacTAAGTGTTGACTGATATTGTGCATCCCTTCTTTGGCTTTCATTGCTTTATTtctcggttacactttattttaaggtgtccttgttacagtgtaattatatatttaagtactgagtagtattaattaactacatgtacttactatatggttagggtttggtttagggttacttaaatgtaattatgcataattgttattataatagtaagtgcatgtaatgtgtaacaaggacaccttaaaataaagtgttacctatttcTCTTTTGACAAAACAACTTACCTGACAttacttcatctttgtttccaggtcGAAGCGGAAGGTCCTGGGCCGCAAGGAATCCGAAGAGGACCGTTCACGGGGTTCTGTATCCCCACCGGCCACCCCTACAGGAATGGCACCCAGCTTGACTTCCTCTCTGCCACGGCAAACGAGCTCCATCCAGCGCAGCCTGCGCAAATCCGCAACAAGCAGCGACACCTTCAAGGCCCTCCTGCTGAAGAAAGGCAGTCGCTCCGAGACCAGCTTCCGCATGTCTGCTGCAGAGATGCTGCGCAGCACTGACCCACGCTTTCAGAGGGCTCGCTCTCTCGACGACTCATTCGATCCAGCGTCTCCGACGGGCGAGAGCCCCTGCTCTTCACCGGGCCGGAACAAGAGGATGTCCGAAGACTGGGCACGCAATGAGGGAATGTTCTCAACGTCCCCGTCGTTAATTGGTCCGAAGTATGGACGATCTCGCACGCCGCCCTCCGCCGCCAGCAGCAAGTATAACGCCCGCAGCCGGATCCTCAGCAGCCCCATGACTGTTATTTGCGAGAGGGATGGGGAACTCACCGACTGTGAAGACCCATGCCCTGTTCCTCCATCAAACATGCCCCTTCCCATCTCTCAGGACTCTAACAGCACTTTATGCGAGCAGAGCGGCAGTTAGGATACCAAACGGCTCCTTGGCAAAGGCAGAACGTCTTCTTGGCACCAGAGATTGACTGAGGGCAGAAGACCAGGAGAGGCTGAACTGTAGAAGGTCTTGCCGCCCGCTAATCCAGGCAGCGCTGTCTGATGTTGCATTGTGGGCTAAGACTTGTGGATCTAAGGTAGATCAAGCAGTCAGCTCAAGCAGCAGATGAGATACTGCTGTATCTGTAGCTCTTCAGAAAAAAAGTAACCAATCTAATCCAATCTGACCTTCTTTTCGGAGAGAACTCCGCTTTCAGAGGCAATACTAGACTCATCTTTCCAAAGCTACTTCCAGTTACTTCTTTTATGTTGTTCAGCATTTTATTTCCATTCTTAAGCAGTAACTGTCAGATTTGTGTGTGGGGTTTCTTGGTAAAGCAGTTAACGAAAGTTGTAATGAAGGAATTACTATGTGACTACTTGTTTTGGCTGTAGTAGTTCAAGTTGATGGATATTTTGTGGTGCGTCACATCTCAAACTTTAGTGAAGCAGCTCTGTCAGCGCCTTACCGCTTGAGTACGCCGGTCTTCAAAGACCAAGATAAACAGCACACCGACCGATTCCTACAAGAGGGTGTCTTTCCATACTGTTCGGACCAAGGGAAGTGTCTGGAATGGAAAAGGAATTGGGATTGGAGGAACGAAGGCTTGTTTGTGGAAACATTTATGTTTGGTTTTTGGTGTGTAGGTTTGCACTGTGTTCATCGTCGTCTTTTATTCGTCATTTAAAAAGCATTGTGTCTGTGttggttattttaaaaagttaattctGACATCTTACTTGAAACAAATGACCGGTTTACTTGTAATTGTTCTGGTTACCAAAGAGCCGAACGGGACACTCTTAACTTGCTGAAATGTGATGCCATTTTTCAGCTCGAGTTCAGTTCTGTTAACATCTAGAGAAAGTAACCGCTTAATTACTAATCCTCCTGTTTACCTGTCAAGCGTTTTCTTTTCTTGTGaagttttataatgtttttttatgtatataccTACAGAAATGTTAAGTAACACCTGATCTTATTTTCAAagaatttgtacattttagaaACCTTTCCTAGGAGTGGCTTCCTTTTGTAGAGTATTTATTTTAGAATAGCCAGAATGTGGTTTGATATACTGTATCTGGAGAGGATCTTTTTGAGAGGGAAGTGAATGAGGTGTGATTAAACGGGAGCTCCTACAGATTTGTGGTCTTTAAATTCAGATTCACCGGTCACAGAACTTCTATTTTGTTCCTTCACCCATTCTGCTGGTGGAAACACGGATCAGAAAAAGAACGATGGTAAAGAGGAAGCAAGCTGCTAACCCTCTAGAGTATGTCTCTGTAATAAAACATGGTGATATTTAAAAATTGCCCATCTGTCTTGTCTCTGTCTTTGATTCACTGCCACCTGTCAGCCGCCAGCCCAAACCACAATCTCATTAGCGCCGTCACCATAACACCCACAGCTGTACATCAACTCCAGAGGCTTTGCAGGGACATCAACCCCACTTTCTGTCCTCCTGACCATCATTTAAAGCGTGAAACACTGACCTGGTCTGATCTTTAGAGGTTCTATCACGACAGAGGTTGTGAATCCTTGTTTATTATTCAACTGGAGCAGAGAGATAGAAGTAAACCCCTTGTTTCTCCACATGCACGTCATCTTTTGTGCTGAGCTTGAGAACATGATATTTAGGCAACCGTTACCTCGAAAATAAATCTGATGACGGTGCAGAGAGTGTGTGCTTGGCCTTGTAGGATTTCTCTAGCACCTGAGAAATGTCCCTTATCAGATAAAGTAAAGATCAGGATCAGATAAAGATCCTGTCTGGATCTGTTAGTAGTTTAAAATGaacgaaataaaaataaatacatgatatTTTCTGTTTATGACTGAAACCTACAtgtaactttattttatatatatatatatatatatagttgacgtatcaatgtgtgtcctatggtgtgatggaaaaatgttaaaacaaattttaaaaactctaacattgaagataaacctctctcatgctatttatAACTAAggatgaagatacatttttcacgttatttgtgttttttttcccctataTTTTTGCTATGTCACCATAagacacagtccaatttttattaatcaactacccatatatatatatatatattaacgaGAGTgaaaaaacatccaaaccatGTCTTTACTTTCCTTAATACTCATAAAAATTCACAAACAATAAtggtttattatattttagagcTGTTGGGATGGGTTTTGTTGGAACTTGCTTAAGTCATTTGCCTGTGTGAGTCACGCGTGGACCTAAAATGTTTGTTGTGTGATCACTAACAAGAAAAAATAGACCATGGAGCTTCAAAGTGGCAGACCTTTGGAAAATCACCAGTTGTTAAACCAGAAATGCCTCCTGCTGAGATACAAATCACACAGGTAGTATAATCCAGTTTGAGGACTGCACTTCTAGGACCCCCGTTTTCATGACGGCCAATTCTACACCATCAGCAGAGGCCTGGTCTCATTTATAAAACGTTACTAAGATAATTTCTCAAATGTGTGTTAATTATTTCTTAGAACTGATGATACAAATACAGAATTGACTGCAGTCTCAGGTGTGGCAGCATAATGCTACTCGGAGCCAAACAACAACCTTGTTTCGCAATatgtgttcagttttatttttttaaccaccagatggccatgtttaaaaatgtgtacaGGTTATTTTAAGACCAAAACGACAAAATACAAGTTAATACAATGTTATCGTTCCCTTAAATGATTAGATTCAAGATTCAGCGCAATATAAACAGCTCAAAATACAGATGacatatttcacaacattataaaaaagttaaattcagTCAAGTCATGCAGTACTTGATCCTAAGAGCTTTGAGACATTATTAGTGACATTGCAAACAGTGAGATTTAGGCAATGTGTCAGTCTGACAGCCgatatttaatttaacattctttttgtattatttcacaGTTAACTGTCGGTAcctaaaaaaaagtgttgctgTAAACTTTTGGTCAGATATACAATTAGTACAGTGTTAAATTGTCGTCATAAAAACATTCAGGCACTTGCGATACATAGTAAACAAAGCATCTGCACTATAACTATTGTTAagttcaaacaaataaattgacCTCCTCCTTCATTCACATCATAATGCATGATCATTTGATCATTAGGACTTTTATTCCTCATCTTTGATCAGCCACACCTCATTCCTGCGGTTGGTCAGTTTGAAGGGGCTGTCATATCCCGCTCTGTAGAACGGAGCCTCCTTGAATTTCATCCCATCCCTCTTGAGGCTCTCTATCAGTTTCAGAAGCTCCGCATGGCAGCTCTCGCTGTTCGCAAAGCCTCCATAGgtcctgcaaaaaaaaaaaaaaaaacaaggccaAGAAAACATGAAGCTATGACAACAATATTCTTTTAGAGAAAAGTAAATGTAGTTTTTCCAAGATACTCGGTTTGACCTGGATATAAACTCCCTTGCAAAATTCAAAAGTTCAAGAGTCTataagttttaatatttataaaataatttgtacGTTTAGTAAGACTACAAGATTCAAGATTCATTGATAAAAACTGGTTCAAAATAGCACCATTTGCTTGAAATTCTAAATGTTCTTATtgtaatttttgatcaatttaatgcatccttgctttaaaaaaaaaaaatctacaatttAAATGCCCTCATCATAAACATACCTCACAAAAACCGTGACCTCTTTTCTGTTCTCGATGAAAACATCTGGATCAGTGGGTTTGGGTGGGTCAGCCTGATGTTCTTCAGGGATGTAGAAGGACACAGTGAAGCTGCTTTCACAAGCGGGTCCAGCACCAGGCTCAATCTGACAGCTCACTGGTGCCGTCATCTCCACCTTACACTCTGATACATGACGAACAGGAAAAGCACTCAAATAAAGCCGATACCAAGGTGGTTCATTAATTAAAAGGTTTGGAAACATGCACTGTTCTTAGTGTCTGAAATATCTGCTAAAGCTATTTTGCAGGGAGAGTGTCATCTGGTGAATCATTAACACAGTTTACTCTGTGGGAACACAACCTATCAcatgctttttattattattattattataagcatATCAAGAAGTGATTCATTGCAGTCGTGTAGCTCACAGAAAACCTTCATTTACACATAACTGAATTTTGGCTTTATGTATGAGATTTCTTACCCATATGCTTATGGTATTTTCCATTGTATATATGTTATGTAATGAAAATGTAGTAATAATGGCTTGAATGTCTACTACAGAAAAATCTTCTTTCTAGTCCTCTACAGGAACATGACCACTTACTCTTGTCATTATTCCCCTGAATGTATTTGAAGAGTCTTTTGAAGCCTGTGCTTAAGGCCGGGTCCTGCTCCATATCAGTCATAGCTGTGCTGACCCAGTTTGTTGTGTGGTAAGTGCGGACCTCATAGTCTTCACCCTAATAAGcatttattcatcaaatatGACTGGAAACATTTGAGCCATTAAACAATAAACCACAAGAAACAAGGTCTGCTTTAAACTAGACATGAGCAGActactttaaaaaaactaaGCATTAGCTCTGCTAATAAgcaataagtaaatattaacaaatcCAAAGTCTGCAGTAAAGTCTGGAAGGTTTCTGGCAAAATTACACATGAACATGCACACACTAA carries:
- the hebp2 gene encoding heme-binding protein 2 — its product is MLKAIGQTLFSSGLQHPKFTAQQSKGEDYEVRTYHTTNWVSTAMTDMEQDPALSTGFKRLFKYIQGNNDKKCKVEMTAPVSCQIEPGAGPACESSFTVSFYIPEEHQADPPKPTDPDVFIENRKEVTVFVRTYGGFANSESCHAELLKLIESLKRDGMKFKEAPFYRAGYDSPFKLTNRRNEVWLIKDEE